GCACCCGACCGGTTCGAGCTGGATTCGCGAGTTGCGGCTGTCGCCGTGCCCGCGCGCGCAGCTCGTCTGCTTTCCGCATGCGGGCGGCACCGCGAATTTCTTTCGTGGCTGGAGCCGTGCGCTGCCGTGGGACGTCGATCTGCTCGCGCTGCAGTATCCGGGCCGCGAGGAACGCTTCGGCGAGCCGTGCCTGCCCTCGATCGACGCGCTCGCCGGCCCCGCCGCCGACGCGCTGCAACGCTATGCCCATGCACCGCTCGTGCTGTTCGGGCACAGCCTCGGTGCGGCCCTCGCGTACGAGGTTGCGCTGCGGCTCGAGGCGCGCGGCGCCGCGCCGCTTTACGTGGCGGTGTCCGCGCTGCCGCCGCCGCATCGCCAGCGCCCGTCGGATCTGCACCTGCAATCCGACGACGCGCTCGTCGGCGACGTCGCCCGGCTGTCCGGCGAGCACGCCGCGCTGCTCGCCGATCCGGAAATGCGCGCGATCTACCTGCCGATGATCCGCCACGACTACCGCGCGATCGAAACGTATCGGCGCGACCGCC
This is a stretch of genomic DNA from Burkholderia cenocepacia. It encodes these proteins:
- a CDS encoding thioesterase II family protein: MSAHPTGSSWIRELRLSPCPRAQLVCFPHAGGTANFFRGWSRALPWDVDLLALQYPGREERFGEPCLPSIDALAGPAADALQRYAHAPLVLFGHSLGAALAYEVALRLEARGAAPLYVAVSALPPPHRQRPSDLHLQSDDALVGDVARLSGEHAALLADPEMRAIYLPMIRHDYRAIETYRRDRPPRIDAPLGVMLPLADPELDSDEAHAWQDVAARPIRVETFNGDHFYLRHQYPAVIAHLVERIDQSLRYGKEYT